The nucleotide sequence TTCGAAACCGCCAGCCGGCGGGTGCCGGCCGAGTCGCTCGAGAACGCCCCGGCGCCCGAAGCCGCCCACCAGCGGCGGCCCAGCAGCGGCGCGCTGATCAGGCCGACGACCGGGTCGCCGTCCTCCACCAGGGCGATGAGGGTCGCCCAAACGGGTACTCCGCGGAGGAAGTTCTTGGTGCCGTCGATCGGGTCGAGCACCCACGCGCGGCCCGTCGCGGCCGAGCCGCCGCGCTCCTCGCCGAGCACGGCGTCGTCCGGCCGCGCTTCGGCCAGCAGGGACCGGATCGCGTCCTCGACCGCGGTGTCGGCGTCGGTCACCGGGGTGCGGTCGGGCTTGCGCTCCACCGCCAGGTCCAGGGCGCGGAACCGCGCCGTCGTGATCGCGTCGGCGGCGTCGGCCAGCCGGGTGGCGAGAGCCAGATCATCTTCGTAGCCAGGCACGGTCACGATGGTTTCACGCCCGCTCACCGTAGAGTTGGCCAGGTGAGCATGGTCCTACTCGCCGAAGACGATCCGGCTATCGCCGAACCGCTCTCCCGCGCCCTCGAACGTGAGGGATACGA is from Amycolatopsis mediterranei and encodes:
- the hisN gene encoding histidinol-phosphatase, with protein sequence MTVPGYEDDLALATRLADAADAITTARFRALDLAVERKPDRTPVTDADTAVEDAIRSLLAEARPDDAVLGEERGGSAATGRAWVLDPIDGTKNFLRGVPVWATLIALVEDGDPVVGLISAPLLGRRWWAASGAGAFSSDSAGTRRLAVSKVSSLSDAYLSTTDINSWREYHSREKYLDLVDACWESRAFGDFWHHVLVAEGALDVAAECIVNPWDVAAAQVIVTEAGGRFSDLDGVARYDNGSALSTNGRLHDEALAVLER